taaaataaataaatgtcatttttaaataatgagtttttatcagataataaaaaaatttcgtgcaagatttatattcaaaataaaattaaaaattatcgattaatcTTCTCGGTTTAGtgtgtaaaatgtaatatattccaTATATTTGGCTCTGATATTTTAAACAAGTTTCAACCCTTTCAAAATAAGTTTTCGATAAGCAtgttaaaaactatttttttttactaatttaacacaataattttattctggttATATTCTTGTTCAATACGTGCTAGAATGTGATATTCTATCACATTCAAGACGAgcttttttagaaaatcaCATTCTGTCAATCGACAATCTCGAATGTGAGCTTAGATTGCAGTTAAAGAGATTAAAGgagctaataataatttaattttgttcaaatttgACGTAATGATAATTCAACTCATTATTAATTCGAGAGTGAAATTGCTCTTACCCAGTCCATGTTAATTGCTTGATTTGATCCTCCGGTAACTTGATGTTTTGCCTGTCTTTAGAGTCAGGAGTCTTTCTCAGCTTGAACACATTGCGCGTCAGGTGCATCTGCTTATGATGCACGTGATCCACAGTGACAAGACGATGTGATCGCCGTTGAACTCGTGACCTTGTACCTGTACGATGGCACTGGGGGAGGATGACGACGCGACGCGGCACTTATAGCAAGAATTTATGAACGAATCGTGCAAGCACCGTTCTTCAGAACGAAGAGCGTACGACTGGCTTGGCTGGCGAAGGTGGACCACAAGCGCACTGTTACTTTCATGGGGATCGTCTCCCATACTACTGCTACCACCTTCGTGGGACAACATCGCCAACCGGTGTTGGATCCCACCAACCGGAACCGCGTTTCCAGTCCTTCGCGATGCCCGGGGGGGCTCCAATGCAAAATCTTCGGGCTGATGCGGCGGTGGAGGTGAAAGGAAGACATTTCTTCGCCGCGACTACCTTGCTGCCGGTTGACTTCTGTTCGTTGAGTAAGTATGTAAGATCGTATGGGTATCGTCAAACGAAAACCTTGGAGGCTGTTGgaactatttcttttttctgatTGTATTCTATTCGATTAATCAATATGtgataaagaatatttcttcaataattgttataatccATTACAGAAACAAATAGATTATTTCTAAAACTCTTAATATTCGATAAATTCAAAGTTTATCCgtgtacaatataaataaattattattatttagtttatttgatgtaaaaagtaaaatttacatCTAATAAAGTTACATGTAAATGTAACTATAATAGTTATGgactaaagataaaatattttctaagacTTTATCtctgcattttatatacatatattacagataaaatctaatatacatatatacgcgaGATGATATCAAAAAGTGAAACCGggagattatattaaaaacatatatggccaaacttatcatttataattactgCAATTCCCTTAACGATAATGGCCTTTTGATTTACATTCATTATGgatttgtgaaatttatagTACTAATCGATGTTTCTGTAGGCGCAACATAGTCATCCTGCAAATGCagtttatataagttttaagctggcgatacattttttttatcttaagcTACAAGAAGACCTCAGGGGCGGATCCGGAGAATAAGAGGGtgagaaaaaagattatagcTATGTTATTTGTTTGCTAAACGCAAGTTTTTAGTAAAACATGGCTATTTGCCTTCTTCTTTCTATCCGGCTATgactttttaacattaattcgtatatatattacattatatatcattgtacacttaaaatattgtatgtacaaaaagttattgtacaaatattactaatcaataaaaaaagagaaattgttttatgtgCATTTAAAGACTAAGTATTCCAATTAGTCAGGAAGAAAGATAGTTAATATAAGTTACCTACATATCaccatttataataattttataaagtgaaaaatatagtaactcaaatatatcgcattacATCGATCATTGAAAATCGGTATCGTCttgtaagaaagaaaaagtcaTGTTTAAACGTGACATGAAGATTAATGtcgtgtaataaaaattccgACTTCCTATGAACTTGAATCCCTGCCAATGTGAAAAGAAATGGAAATCGATATGTATAGCATTGCTGAATATTGATTCCAACATGTCCGTGACATTTAGTATTTGTCAGaaagtattttgaaattatacaacgttaatcataaaacgttcattaaattatagatgtttttttatattgacatttttttcgcttagtaatttttaaaaaatatttatacatcagCCGAATTTAATTCCAGGCCAACACTCTCAGGATCTAACGTAGATTTCTTGAATCTTTTCGTTGAACtctctgaaaaaaagaagttCTTCTTAAGAATTACAAAACTTTCTAGCGTATATTAATACGcgaattgattataatatttattaaagtataatagaaattaatttcaattaccTTGGTAGAAACGTTTCGCAGTACGTTTTCTAATTTCTTCGATACCTTCCTCTGTTTGTGCCCATTCAAGCACTAACCTTCGGCCGTACAAGTGAGTACTTTGACATAATGCTTTAAACGCTTTCTGCAAAAAATTGCGAATTGAAATTAACAAAACTGAATGCagtttttctattatacaCATCTTTAAATAAGTTAACTGTTCATATATAGAgcacattaaatttatttattatggaattaaaaaatataaatacaagtaTAAATACTATGAATAATTACCTTTGCGTCTGTCTTTGTATAATACTCGATAAAGGCGAATCCTCTGTGTTTCTCAGTGCCGACTAATTTCTTTGGCAATCGTACAGCCTTCAATTCACCATATGATCtgcaaaattacaattaataaagttaacaaaatttatatttaaaattcgtattaatataaatattttgaaaaaacatatatacaatatacatacttgaATAATTCTGTTATTTCCTGAAGAGTTGCTTGGAAAGGTACGTTTCGTACCAAAATCTTAGAACCAGTTTGTTCGGTAATGTTAGACTTCTTCTTTGCTGTTTTAACATCAGATCTAGAAATTAATCCCATAATTATTCAGATTTCCTggcttttattaaaagaaattaaaatattaatgctcTCATTACGTTAAGGTTCTCTCAGATCGCTTCAACTCCAAACTTTTTCCATCGAGTACTGACATCTGTAACGTTTTCAATGCACGATCCGCGTCGTGTTTTCTCTTGTATCTCACAAATCCATACCCCATAGATAGTTTATTAGCCGAATTTTCTGGATCTTTCTTAGTGGCTATTGTGATGTAATGAAGAGGACCGCATTTACCAAAGTactgaaaatgtaaaaatgtgttatCACATTTATGCGCAAGAAAAACTACACCAATATTATcctacaaatataataattttaattacttacatCTTTTAATTGTTCTTCTGTagttgagaaatttatattttttacaaaaagcgTAGTATCTGGTTCAGGTGGCTCATCATCCtcctttttatgtatattcttcttttctttcgttatttctttttcaacttCCTCTGCAGTcgattctttcttcttttctttactACTTTGAGTCATGTCAGACTTAGACGCAGGTCTGACGAAACTATTATCTGGTGCCCATTCTAAATATAACGGTAGatgcttaaattttttataagctaATGCGTGGAAAGCCTTGCGTGCTTCGGATGGCTCTAAAAATTCGACCAGTGCTGTTATACCCGCCGGTGGCATTACGATACGCGCAAGTTCCCCGTGCTTAGCAAACATTTCTCGGATTTCATTCGATTTTGTTTGAGCcggtaaattttttattaagattatagTAGTCGATCTCTTCTTCGGGGCTTGATTGAAAGCGTCCAGACACACGCCGTTTTCTTCCAAGAAAGCTCTTGTGTCTTGAGTAAGTTGCGTCTCTCCTAGTGCCAGTTTGACCGCAGCACTCATTCCATTTGATCCATCTTCTAATAACTTCTCCTTTGTTGTATTGTAACGACTCGCGATAGCGTCTGCTACAGCATTCTGACCAAGAAACAACGTATTCCAATTATGCGATGAACCTGCCATTACCTTATTTTGCAGCTCCTTCTTTTGTTTGTAAGTTAAATTTTCCATATCGATGTCTTCCAAAGAAGTTTTTGCTTTCCCGGGAAGAATGTGTAACATTCTTCCATCTAGTACAGAACCATCCAGTTCACTGTAAGCCTTTATAGCATGTTCCGGCATCAAGAAAGTTACCGTACCAAATCCTTTTGGTTTCCTAGTCATTCTATCCACAGGTAAATTCACTTCAGATAGAGGgccatatttttcaaacaatgtTCTTATATCGTCTTCTGTAATTGTATATGTCAgatttctgataaaaattcTTCCAGATTCCGCTATATTCTCTTCATTCTTTAAGGCATCTTCTTGTCTCTTCCATTTAATATtggttttattatttgaattttcgtTAGATTCACTTGCCTCTTTTTGTTCGTATTTAGAGACAAATATCTGCTTTCCTTCTGCATAAATTCaaacattttcattataatggaaaatattggtaaaatatatttatcacatacactattatttcataattaatattggtTCTCTTACCTAAAAAActcttatttttcataagaGCTTTCTTCATAGATTGTTCTGTTTTGAAACCCACATAAGCAATACCTTTAATTTTAGGTG
Above is a genomic segment from Anoplolepis gracilipes chromosome 3, ASM4749672v1, whole genome shotgun sequence containing:
- the LOC140663885 gene encoding probable RNA-binding protein 19, which produces MSRLIVKNLPKNVTDTKLKELFSQKGVVTDVQLKYTKDGKFRRFAFIGYKTEEQAKLAQSFFDQTYIDTCKVFIEQCVGLGDSSKPRSWSKYANDSSYNKINKALEASKEKLTDSAKNDNIKESKSEKKKEKKNADKKNNEEIKKTLDKYKDDPLFMEFFETHTDNDVKALWKNDIDISMEKEKSDDDESKDGEDDESKESEAKKEEEENKEEEKIANKVISDLEYIEALKKKQQNVKSEEKSLISNVSKHGPLTFHTVKLRGLAYKHVKKHIKQFFHPIKVASIRIPPKIKGIAYVGFKTEQSMKKALMKNKSFLEGKQIFVSKYEQKEASESNENSNNKTNIKWKRQEDALKNEENIAESGRIFIRNLTYTITEDDIRTLFEKYGPLSEVNLPVDRMTRKPKGFGTVTFLMPEHAIKAYSELDGSVLDGRMLHILPGKAKTSLEDIDMENLTYKQKKELQNKVMAGSSHNWNTLFLGQNAVADAIASRYNTTKEKLLEDGSNGMSAAVKLALGETQLTQDTRAFLEENGVCLDAFNQAPKKRSTTIILIKNLPAQTKSNEIREMFAKHGELARIVMPPAGITALVEFLEPSEARKAFHALAYKKFKHLPLYLEWAPDNSFVRPASKSDMTQSSKEKKKESTAEEVEKEITKEKKNIHKKEDDEPPEPDTTLFVKNINFSTTEEQLKDYFGKCGPLHYITIATKKDPENSANKLSMGYGFVRYKRKHDADRALKTLQMSVLDGKSLELKRSERTLTSDVKTAKKKSNITEQTGSKILVRNVPFQATLQEITELFKSYGELKAVRLPKKLVGTEKHRGFAFIEYYTKTDAKKAFKALCQSTHLYGRRLVLEWAQTEEGIEEIRKRTAKRFYQESSTKRFKKSTLDPESVGLELNSADV